One window of Bacillus alkalicellulosilyticus genomic DNA carries:
- a CDS encoding extracellular solute-binding protein, translating to MFKKIGVILLAFSIILGGCGAQEETPPATPDTDGTGADAGGGEQVTINFMHLWPAGSAAAHNQIVADIIAEYEEQNPNVRVETEIMSNEQYKETMTVLASSRQLPDVGLTWAAGYMEPFLEGNMFASLDDTLEQIDNEFVPGTTEAFASEGITYGLPLELNIAPIYYNKNIFAEHNLEVPETYEEFKNVVTTLQEAGVTPITVGNREPWTGSMWYMYLADRIAGPDTLTQAINREDTFENEGLIQAAQEIQNLVDMNAFVRGFNGLGNEEAKGPFMNEQAAMYMMGTWELPNYTTNEDVPQEFRDSIGFFKFPVVEGGEGDINSFVGGPGVGLFVSEHSQVQEAAKEFSAFFVDKWGERAVTEAGVIPATVVDTDNVDLPDMYIEILDELGNASNITLYADVQMSAGAAQTHLDMVQALFGKDITPEEFARRHEEALATEG from the coding sequence GTGTTTAAGAAAATAGGAGTTATCTTACTAGCATTTTCCATTATCTTAGGAGGGTGTGGAGCACAGGAGGAAACACCACCGGCGACTCCGGATACTGATGGAACTGGAGCAGATGCAGGTGGAGGAGAACAGGTTACGATTAATTTCATGCATTTATGGCCAGCAGGTAGTGCGGCTGCGCATAACCAAATAGTTGCTGACATCATTGCTGAATATGAAGAGCAAAATCCAAATGTTCGAGTTGAAACAGAGATTATGTCTAATGAGCAGTACAAGGAAACGATGACCGTTTTAGCATCATCTAGACAGTTACCAGATGTTGGTTTAACTTGGGCTGCAGGGTACATGGAGCCATTCCTTGAAGGGAATATGTTTGCATCTCTTGATGATACGTTAGAACAAATCGATAATGAATTTGTTCCAGGAACAACTGAAGCATTTGCTTCAGAGGGGATAACTTATGGGTTACCACTTGAATTAAACATTGCACCAATTTATTACAACAAAAACATTTTTGCAGAACATAATCTAGAGGTACCAGAAACATACGAAGAATTCAAAAATGTAGTTACCACTTTACAAGAGGCTGGTGTTACACCAATTACGGTTGGTAACAGAGAACCATGGACAGGTTCAATGTGGTATATGTATCTTGCAGACCGTATTGCTGGTCCGGATACGTTAACACAAGCGATTAACCGTGAGGACACGTTTGAAAACGAAGGTCTTATCCAGGCTGCACAGGAAATCCAAAACTTAGTAGACATGAATGCATTTGTTCGTGGTTTTAATGGTCTAGGTAATGAAGAGGCCAAAGGTCCATTTATGAATGAGCAAGCAGCGATGTATATGATGGGAACTTGGGAATTACCTAACTATACAACAAATGAAGATGTACCCCAAGAATTTAGAGATTCTATAGGTTTCTTTAAATTCCCGGTTGTTGAAGGTGGCGAAGGGGACATCAATAGCTTTGTTGGTGGACCAGGGGTAGGATTATTCGTTTCTGAGCACTCTCAAGTTCAAGAAGCAGCAAAAGAATTTAGTGCATTCTTCGTGGACAAATGGGGTGAGCGAGCAGTTACAGAAGCAGGTGTCATCCCGGCTACTGTAGTTGATACGGATAATGTAGACTTACCTGACATGTATATTGAAATATTAGATGAATTAGGAAATGCCAGCAATATCACATTATATGCAGATGTTCAAATGAGCGCTGGAGCTGCTCAAACACACTTGGATATGGTACAAGCTCTATTTGGTAAGGATATCACACCTGAAGAATTTGCAAGAAGACATGAAGAAGCTTTAGCAACTGAAGGATAA
- the queF gene encoding preQ(1) synthase, which yields MSGRHDDELQGVTMLGKENVPYTYEYNPSILEAFENKHSNRDYFVKFNCPEFTSLCPKTGQPDFATIYISYIPDILMVESKSLKLYLFSFRNHGDFHEDCMNIIMNDLIKLMDPRYIEVWGKFTPRGGISIDPYTNYGKPGTKYEQMAEYRLMNHDLNPETIDNR from the coding sequence ATGAGTGGAAGACATGACGATGAATTACAAGGAGTTACAATGTTAGGGAAGGAAAATGTTCCTTATACGTATGAATATAACCCATCAATCCTTGAAGCGTTTGAAAATAAACACTCCAATCGAGATTATTTTGTGAAATTTAATTGTCCAGAATTTACAAGTCTTTGCCCTAAAACTGGACAACCCGACTTTGCAACGATTTATATAAGCTACATTCCAGACATATTAATGGTTGAAAGTAAGTCATTAAAGCTTTATTTATTTAGCTTTCGTAATCATGGAGATTTTCATGAGGATTGCATGAACATCATTATGAATGATCTCATTAAACTGATGGACCCACGTTATATTGAAGTATGGGGAAAATTCACTCCACGTGGTGGAATTTCAATTGACCCATATACCAATTACGGAAAGCCAGGTACAAAGTACGAACAAATGGCGGAGTATCGACTCATGAACCATGATTTGAACCCAGAGACGATTGATAATCGGTAA
- a CDS encoding ribonuclease H-like YkuK family protein, which translates to MEQIYSFHNISEKNMTFLDVFSHIHSFMNSKPNGHYRLMIGTDSQVYSRHTRFITGIVIRREGNGAWACLRKVDIPERIEDLHKKISIETELTEHVAQLFTPHYKKELISIILPHIKDGCSFSFEGHIDIGLGEKNKTKIYVEEMMDRLQALGMKPLVKPESFVAFSYANRHTK; encoded by the coding sequence ATGGAACAGATATACTCTTTCCATAATATTTCTGAAAAAAACATGACCTTTCTAGACGTTTTTTCCCATATTCACTCCTTTATGAATTCAAAACCAAACGGACATTATCGTTTAATGATAGGAACAGATTCACAAGTATATAGTCGCCACACACGCTTTATCACAGGTATTGTCATTCGAAGAGAAGGCAATGGTGCATGGGCTTGTCTTCGCAAAGTCGATATACCTGAACGAATAGAAGATCTTCACAAAAAGATTTCAATCGAAACAGAGTTAACCGAACACGTCGCTCAACTGTTTACACCCCATTATAAAAAAGAACTTATTTCTATCATTCTTCCTCACATCAAAGATGGTTGTTCTTTCTCTTTTGAAGGTCACATTGATATTGGCTTAGGCGAGAAAAACAAGACAAAGATATATGTAGAAGAAATGATGGACCGTTTACAAGCTCTTGGTATGAAACCACTAGTAAAACCTGAATCATTTGTTGCCTTTTCGTATGCCAACCGGCACACTAAATAA
- a CDS encoding DUF2225 domain-containing protein, with protein MTVEPLFEKKVDCLLCKESFTTKKVRSSFKKARAMQSDFYTEYVYEDEVGSPLYYYVTICPSCGYAFTEDSNPYFHPRRKQDVIEKVSAYWKGNDRYSYDRTLEQALQTYKLALYSGQIKEEREIVMAGLHMRLMWLYRKLGQQEEEERYLNYALQAYERSYYVGDYQETDMSLIQLTYIIGELYRRLGQFQKAGSYFSQLLYLEDDTRDLKYIKMAKEQWQVMREQQREIEWQNQQNIS; from the coding sequence ATGACGGTAGAACCTCTATTTGAAAAAAAAGTTGATTGCTTGTTGTGTAAAGAGAGCTTTACTACGAAAAAAGTACGATCAAGCTTTAAAAAAGCACGCGCGATGCAAAGTGATTTCTATACCGAATATGTATATGAAGACGAAGTCGGAAGTCCTTTATATTATTATGTAACCATTTGTCCTTCTTGTGGATACGCTTTCACAGAAGATTCAAATCCGTATTTTCATCCAAGGAGAAAGCAAGATGTCATAGAAAAGGTGAGTGCGTATTGGAAAGGAAATGACCGGTATAGTTATGACCGTACATTGGAACAAGCTCTGCAAACGTACAAGCTAGCTTTGTATTCGGGTCAAATAAAAGAGGAACGTGAAATTGTAATGGCTGGACTTCATATGCGGCTCATGTGGTTATATCGTAAACTCGGTCAACAAGAAGAGGAAGAGCGTTACTTGAATTATGCCTTACAAGCATATGAGAGATCATATTATGTTGGAGATTATCAGGAAACTGATATGAGCTTAATTCAATTAACGTATATCATCGGTGAATTGTACCGAAGACTTGGTCAATTTCAAAAAGCCGGAAGTTATTTTTCACAGCTATTGTATTTAGAAGATGATACAAGAGATTTGAAATACATTAAAATGGCAAAAGAACAGTGGCAAGTCATGAGGGAACAACAACGAGAAATCGAATGGCAAAATCAACAAAATATCTCGTGA
- a CDS encoding alanine racemase — MDFSQLDTPSLLLDLEKLETNIEKIALFAQSQGIGLRPHIKTHKSVRIAKMQLSKGAVGITVAKLSEAEEMVKGGITNILIAYPIASKQKLERLSHLLRRASIIITADSVEQVECLEQFFSSKSLNVTLWIKVNSGLNRCGVEPGEEVIELARRINSSQHLTLTGIFTHAGHAYGAKSIEEIKQIARQEAKSVVQSADACEKIGIPIIHRSVGSTPTFTYAGMYKGITEIRPGNAAFFDMVQVSLGVANVEQCAVSILATVVSKKKNHLVLDAGSKALTLEKGAHGNESVNGYGTIVGHPELTLSRLSEEHGVATFIDSTPLELNDVVTIIPNHACPVVNLYEVYHVIKDNTVIETWSIDARGKVY; from the coding sequence ATGGATTTTTCCCAGTTAGATACCCCTTCATTACTGTTAGACTTAGAAAAACTCGAAACAAATATAGAAAAAATCGCTTTATTTGCCCAAAGTCAAGGCATTGGCTTGCGTCCGCACATAAAAACACATAAATCAGTTCGCATTGCAAAGATGCAACTTTCAAAAGGGGCTGTCGGTATCACTGTTGCAAAGCTATCTGAAGCTGAAGAAATGGTGAAGGGTGGAATTACAAATATTTTAATCGCTTATCCAATTGCTAGTAAACAAAAGCTAGAACGCCTCTCTCACTTACTTCGCAGGGCTTCTATTATTATTACAGCCGATAGTGTTGAACAAGTAGAGTGTCTTGAACAGTTTTTTTCAAGTAAATCTTTGAATGTAACCCTTTGGATAAAGGTAAATAGTGGTTTAAATCGGTGCGGGGTCGAACCTGGAGAAGAAGTCATTGAATTGGCAAGAAGGATTAATTCATCTCAACACCTTACACTAACAGGGATTTTCACTCATGCAGGTCATGCTTATGGGGCCAAAAGTATAGAAGAGATTAAGCAAATCGCGAGACAAGAAGCAAAGAGTGTTGTTCAAAGTGCAGATGCTTGTGAAAAAATCGGGATCCCGATTATTCATCGAAGCGTTGGGTCAACTCCTACTTTTACTTATGCTGGAATGTACAAAGGAATTACAGAAATACGACCTGGAAATGCTGCTTTTTTTGATATGGTTCAAGTTAGTCTTGGTGTCGCTAACGTAGAGCAATGTGCTGTTTCTATATTAGCAACTGTAGTTTCTAAGAAAAAAAATCATCTTGTACTTGATGCAGGAAGTAAAGCGTTAACGCTTGAAAAGGGTGCACATGGGAATGAAAGCGTGAACGGATACGGTACAATAGTTGGTCACCCAGAGCTTACCCTAAGTCGCTTATCTGAAGAACACGGAGTCGCTACCTTTATCGACTCGACACCACTTGAATTAAATGATGTTGTAACAATTATTCCTAATCATGCTTGTCCCGTTGTAAACCTGTATGAAGTCTATCACGTCATAAAAGACAATACTGTCATTGAAACATGGTCTATTGATGCACGAGGAAAGGTCTATTAA
- a CDS encoding cobalamin B12-binding domain-containing protein: protein MFSHTDKLSTALLKGDYFTSWHIIQQHINDGLNTYFIFDNVIRNAMYEIGQMWEENLINVADEHLATSICDYVLTRYGFSNISQTGIQNRAMVFCIEGEDHYLGAKMAASVLQEAGWQVQYLGPNLPLEFALYSARKWKPEVIGLSVSLTLHLPKLKEYITALEQLPHKPTVIVGSRLLEKYDFTPYITKTTVTANRVTDLQQFIEQHMVNVNE, encoded by the coding sequence TTGTTTTCTCATACAGACAAGCTAAGTACAGCATTATTAAAAGGGGATTATTTTACAAGTTGGCATATTATTCAACAACATATAAATGATGGACTCAACACGTATTTTATCTTTGATAACGTCATACGGAACGCAATGTATGAGATTGGTCAAATGTGGGAAGAGAATTTAATAAACGTGGCGGATGAACATCTAGCTACTTCAATATGTGATTATGTACTTACACGATACGGGTTTTCAAATATTAGTCAAACGGGTATACAAAATAGAGCAATGGTATTTTGCATTGAGGGAGAAGACCATTATTTAGGTGCAAAGATGGCAGCAAGTGTCCTACAAGAGGCAGGTTGGCAAGTACAGTATTTAGGTCCTAACCTACCTTTAGAATTTGCTTTATATAGTGCAAGAAAGTGGAAACCTGAAGTTATTGGTTTATCCGTTTCCTTAACTCTCCATCTTCCTAAATTGAAAGAATATATAACCGCATTGGAACAACTACCTCATAAACCAACAGTCATTGTGGGGAGTCGGTTACTTGAAAAATATGATTTCACACCTTATATTACGAAGACAACGGTAACAGCCAACAGAGTGACAGACCTACAGCAATTTATTGAACAACACATGGTAAATGTAAACGAGTAA
- a CDS encoding CheR family methyltransferase gives MKTKLDSYTNKSTAKKGFSKVVGIGASAGSLEVLQKLFETISPTSGMSFIIVQHLSPNYKSHMKDLLSKRTTMDIHYTTDNMKVEPNCIYLIPPQKNVVLRNGFLELSDYVKKMPMNFPIDMFFTSLSEELGNNAVAVILSGKGWDGTKGIEAVYEAGGTVIVQNEKSAKFVDMPTNAIQSGKVDHVLGIHEISSLLNELSNPLYSKTYTSFKDDNTDEILEQICAIINRKSGVDFSSYKKNSIIRRIEKRINLGKLNFTSLHEYKEFLIGNPHEINLLKDDLLINVTEFFRDPKAFELVETKVIPEIVNQKINSGEKDIRIWVPGCSTGEEAYTIAMILSEYLDEIEESLNFKIFATDLDKDAIKKASTGTYSLHSVLGISQERMERFFRHDGDRYKVRHNIRDKIIFAPHNIAKDSPFVNLDFISCRNMLIYFQPDLQKKILSMFHFSLRTYGYLLLGPSESVNKLTNVFEPIDHKWKLFKNINGRNAQRNENENQRTSSNDVRDMSLPRYMEVSSYKRTDQVYKSLIEEYMDPFIIIDSQNDVVVTGGNINQFLRIPHGDMSNNILKMLPTNFSVAINTALKKARKEQGRVEYSRLKIKEGPYTEVINLIVEPFLKQNGDFIMVSFEPVKDIEENQLSEKAVSYDIDTNIQQLIFDLENELAFTKEHLQTTIEELETSNEEYQSTNEELIAANEELQSSNEELQSVNDELLNVNNEHETKIQQLIDLNNDIDNLLISTNLATVFLDEELKIKRFTPEITKIINLMDVDIGRPLSHISHNLAYQDLLVDAQHVLQQHKRLTKEVKSHNDKWYSLRIYPYRTMENFIKGVVITFVDITEMKKTNDELLVRSFAIEQSPANMIITNQEGIIEYVNAKFTEIVGYSKETVLGKPLQDMFRDDESKEIFQHSWEAVKRGEKWTGTSKIHDQEGNLKWEAVSFLPIINGDDTVTQYLRVSEDITEQKVTEDLLRKSEMLSALGELAAGIAHEIRNPLTALKGFIQLMQAEGDSNNSYLGIMLSEFNRIESIINELLVLARPHVVQYENTKICNVLNDVTMLLETQAIMNNVTIHSEFEPDLPLIQCVEKEIKQVIINLIRNSIEAMPDGGEITLKVRKEDYKNQIVITVIDQGKGIPEDRLDKIGQPFYTTKEKGTGLGLMVSYKIIENHKGLMQFSSELNKGTTVDITLPVLQ, from the coding sequence ATGAAAACGAAGTTAGATAGCTATACTAATAAAAGTACGGCAAAGAAAGGTTTTTCAAAAGTTGTAGGAATTGGAGCATCAGCGGGTAGTTTAGAAGTATTACAAAAATTATTTGAAACAATCAGTCCTACTAGTGGAATGTCATTTATTATTGTTCAGCATTTATCACCTAATTATAAAAGTCATATGAAGGATTTATTATCTAAGCGGACAACGATGGATATTCATTATACAACTGATAATATGAAAGTGGAACCAAACTGTATTTACTTAATTCCACCACAAAAAAATGTTGTATTACGAAATGGTTTTCTTGAATTATCCGACTACGTCAAAAAAATGCCAATGAATTTTCCGATAGATATGTTTTTCACCTCTTTGTCAGAAGAATTAGGGAATAACGCCGTTGCTGTTATTTTATCTGGAAAGGGTTGGGATGGGACCAAAGGAATTGAAGCAGTATATGAAGCGGGTGGGACCGTAATAGTACAAAATGAAAAGTCCGCAAAATTTGTAGACATGCCAACGAATGCTATTCAATCTGGGAAGGTTGACCATGTGTTAGGGATTCATGAAATTTCTTCCCTGCTGAATGAATTGTCTAATCCATTGTATTCTAAAACATATACAAGCTTTAAAGATGACAATACAGACGAGATACTCGAGCAAATTTGTGCAATTATTAATCGTAAAAGCGGTGTGGATTTTTCAAGCTATAAAAAAAATAGCATCATCCGTAGAATCGAAAAACGCATCAATTTAGGGAAATTAAATTTCACTAGTTTGCATGAGTATAAAGAGTTTCTCATCGGAAATCCCCATGAAATTAATCTCCTAAAAGATGATCTATTAATTAATGTGACGGAGTTTTTTAGAGACCCAAAAGCGTTTGAGTTGGTAGAAACAAAAGTAATACCTGAAATCGTTAACCAAAAAATCAACAGTGGAGAAAAAGATATAAGGATATGGGTTCCTGGGTGTTCGACGGGGGAAGAAGCCTATACGATAGCTATGATTCTCTCAGAATATTTAGATGAGATTGAAGAATCTCTAAATTTTAAAATTTTTGCAACAGATTTAGATAAAGATGCCATTAAAAAAGCTTCAACTGGCACATATTCTCTTCATTCTGTATTAGGCATTTCACAGGAAAGAATGGAACGATTCTTTCGTCATGATGGGGACCGATATAAGGTTCGCCATAACATAAGAGATAAGATTATTTTTGCACCTCATAATATAGCAAAGGATTCACCATTTGTTAACCTGGACTTTATCAGTTGTCGTAATATGTTAATCTATTTTCAACCAGACCTACAGAAAAAAATTCTATCGATGTTTCACTTTTCTTTACGAACATATGGCTATTTGTTACTAGGACCAAGTGAATCTGTAAATAAATTAACAAATGTCTTTGAACCGATTGACCATAAATGGAAATTATTTAAAAACATTAACGGTAGAAATGCCCAGAGGAATGAAAACGAAAACCAGCGAACTTCTAGCAATGATGTAAGGGACATGTCGTTACCTCGATATATGGAAGTGAGTTCATATAAAAGGACTGACCAAGTGTATAAATCATTGATTGAAGAATATATGGATCCTTTTATTATCATTGATAGTCAAAATGATGTTGTTGTTACTGGCGGAAATATAAATCAATTTCTGAGAATTCCACATGGAGATATGTCCAATAATATTTTAAAAATGCTTCCTACTAATTTTTCAGTAGCGATTAATACAGCGTTGAAAAAAGCACGTAAAGAACAAGGGCGAGTGGAGTATAGTAGACTAAAAATAAAAGAAGGACCATATACCGAAGTTATTAATTTAATCGTTGAACCTTTTCTAAAACAAAATGGAGATTTTATTATGGTTTCCTTTGAACCTGTAAAAGATATTGAAGAAAATCAGCTTTCTGAAAAGGCAGTTTCTTATGACATAGATACCAATATTCAACAATTAATTTTCGACTTAGAAAATGAACTTGCTTTTACAAAAGAACATTTACAAACAACGATTGAAGAGCTTGAAACGTCAAATGAAGAATATCAATCTACCAATGAAGAGCTAATCGCTGCAAATGAAGAGTTACAAAGTTCAAACGAAGAATTACAATCAGTCAATGATGAACTTCTAAATGTTAATAATGAGCATGAAACCAAAATCCAGCAGCTTATAGATTTAAACAATGATATTGATAATCTACTCATTAGTACAAATTTAGCTACCGTGTTTTTAGATGAAGAACTAAAAATAAAACGCTTTACACCTGAAATTACAAAAATCATTAATTTAATGGATGTTGATATCGGCAGACCTTTATCTCATATATCGCACAATCTAGCATATCAAGACCTATTAGTAGATGCACAACATGTATTACAGCAACATAAGCGCTTAACAAAAGAAGTAAAAAGCCACAATGATAAATGGTACAGTCTTAGAATCTATCCTTACCGGACAATGGAAAACTTTATAAAAGGCGTTGTCATTACGTTTGTAGATATTACAGAAATGAAAAAAACGAATGATGAGTTGTTAGTACGTTCTTTTGCAATTGAACAGTCTCCAGCCAATATGATTATCACTAATCAAGAAGGAATCATCGAGTATGTTAATGCGAAATTCACAGAAATTGTAGGGTATTCCAAAGAAACCGTTCTTGGAAAGCCACTACAGGACATGTTCAGGGATGATGAAAGTAAAGAAATATTCCAACATTCATGGGAAGCGGTAAAACGTGGAGAAAAATGGACAGGCACCTCAAAAATCCATGACCAAGAAGGGAATTTAAAGTGGGAGGCAGTTTCATTTTTGCCAATCATTAATGGTGATGACACTGTGACACAATACTTGCGTGTGTCAGAGGATATTACCGAACAAAAAGTAACAGAGGACTTATTAAGGAAATCTGAGATGCTATCCGCGTTAGGAGAGCTTGCTGCAGGAATTGCTCATGAAATTCGAAACCCACTCACCGCTTTAAAGGGTTTTATACAACTAATGCAGGCTGAGGGAGATTCAAATAACTCATATCTTGGGATTATGTTATCTGAATTTAATCGAATTGAATCAATCATCAACGAGTTACTAGTTTTAGCAAGGCCGCATGTGGTTCAATATGAGAACACCAAAATTTGTAATGTGTTAAATGATGTAACAATGTTGCTTGAAACACAGGCGATCATGAACAATGTGACAATACACTCAGAATTTGAACCAGACTTACCTTTAATTCAATGTGTGGAAAAGGAAATCAAACAAGTTATTATAAACTTGATTCGAAATTCAATTGAAGCGATGCCTGATGGTGGAGAAATTACGTTGAAGGTAAGAAAAGAAGACTATAAAAATCAAATTGTTATCACAGTAATTGACCAAGGAAAAGGGATTCCAGAAGATAGATTAGATAAGATTGGACAACCATTTTACACAACCAAGGAAAAAGGAACTGGTCTTGGTTTAATGGTGAGTTATAAAATAATAGAAAATCATAAAGGTTTAATGCAATTTTCAAGTGAACTTAACAAAGGAACAACAGTTGATATTACACTGCCAGTCCTACAATAG
- a CDS encoding chemotaxis protein CheW translates to MNLKNFNHIESESIELEIILFQVGTGTFGINVMQVREIIQPLPITETPTVHPYVEGVIRLRDEVIPVVDLGKVLLFQGSIDKHLEKFIISEVNDIKVAFHVQNVSRIHRISVDNIDQPSHLSKGIQAQTIGIVKLEDEMALLLDFEKIIGDLDADSSLT, encoded by the coding sequence ATGAATTTGAAGAATTTTAATCATATCGAAAGTGAGTCTATAGAACTAGAGATCATTTTATTTCAAGTCGGTACGGGGACGTTCGGTATTAATGTAATGCAAGTTCGAGAAATTATCCAACCTCTTCCCATAACAGAGACGCCAACAGTCCATCCTTATGTTGAGGGTGTCATTCGACTTCGTGATGAAGTCATTCCTGTTGTTGACTTAGGAAAGGTTTTATTGTTTCAAGGTAGCATAGACAAGCACCTCGAGAAGTTTATTATCTCAGAAGTAAATGATATTAAAGTAGCGTTTCATGTACAAAATGTATCTAGAATTCATCGAATTTCTGTGGATAATATTGACCAACCAAGTCATTTGTCAAAGGGAATCCAAGCTCAAACGATTGGAATTGTAAAGCTTGAAGATGAGATGGCGTTACTCTTAGATTTTGAAAAGATAATTGGTGATCTGGATGCAGATTCAAGTTTGACGTAA
- a CDS encoding ABC transporter ATP-binding protein, giving the protein MIYLENVSLVKSKKTIVNNVSWKVNKGEHWAILGLNGSGKTSILKLITGYEWATKGNVHVFGHRFGTVNIQELRKRIGWVSSSLDERFHSRPNDHAIDVILSGKFASIGLYEKIEQEDIDKAKELITLFSIEHVADEPFRLLSQGEKKKVMLARAWMSDPEILILDEPCSGLDLYSREQLLNTIEKLANTKTGPTILYVTHHIEEILPPFSNCLLMKGGKVFDSGLTKEMLTAKNVEGVFRTPVSLQWSKGRAWITVK; this is encoded by the coding sequence ATGATATACCTTGAAAATGTTTCATTAGTTAAAAGTAAAAAAACGATTGTCAATAACGTTTCCTGGAAAGTAAATAAAGGTGAACATTGGGCAATACTAGGGTTAAATGGCTCAGGGAAAACATCTATCCTTAAGTTAATTACCGGGTATGAATGGGCAACGAAGGGAAATGTTCATGTGTTTGGTCACCGCTTCGGAACAGTGAATATCCAAGAGCTTCGAAAAAGGATTGGTTGGGTTAGCTCTTCATTAGATGAAAGATTTCATTCGAGACCAAACGACCACGCAATAGATGTCATCCTAAGTGGGAAGTTTGCATCGATAGGGTTATACGAAAAAATCGAACAAGAAGATATAGATAAAGCAAAAGAACTGATTACCCTCTTTTCTATTGAACATGTAGCTGACGAACCGTTTCGACTTCTTTCTCAAGGAGAAAAGAAAAAAGTAATGCTAGCAAGGGCGTGGATGTCTGATCCCGAAATTCTTATTTTAGATGAACCATGTAGTGGATTAGATCTATACTCTAGAGAACAATTGTTAAATACTATTGAAAAACTTGCGAATACTAAAACAGGACCAACGATTTTATATGTAACTCATCACATTGAAGAAATCCTCCCCCCTTTTTCAAACTGTTTGTTAATGAAAGGAGGAAAAGTGTTCGATTCTGGTTTGACAAAGGAAATGCTAACAGCTAAAAATGTAGAAGGTGTATTTCGAACTCCCGTTTCTCTCCAATGGAGTAAAGGACGGGCTTGGATTACAGTGAAATAA
- a CDS encoding dipeptidase gives MRVIDTHCDALLKLWEDRSRDFLSPDIETNFHRLKKGNVWIQCFAIFVEPELNNEQKFQSALAQVDLFFEKVLKPFPEMKQIRDWNDIMNLKENEIGAILTLEGVDSIGDDLSRLRILYHLGVKSVGLTWNQANLCADGVGEPRGGGLTVLGKEVVELNNEYGVLTDVSHLSEAGFWDVMELSSYPIASHSNAKALCNHKRNLSDAQIKALVEKDGLIGTVFHPTFLTTNDKAELKDIIHHIDHICSLGGQHNLCFGSDFDGIPITVSKLTHAGEYQNLVNELLKYYKEDVVMGFAYQNFLNHLPPSN, from the coding sequence ATGAGAGTGATTGATACACATTGCGACGCCTTACTGAAATTGTGGGAAGACCGTTCTCGAGATTTTTTATCACCGGATATTGAAACCAATTTTCATAGGCTCAAGAAAGGAAACGTCTGGATTCAATGTTTTGCTATATTTGTAGAACCTGAGTTGAACAATGAACAAAAGTTTCAATCGGCATTAGCTCAAGTTGATTTATTTTTCGAAAAAGTGTTAAAGCCCTTTCCTGAAATGAAGCAGATCAGAGACTGGAACGACATCATGAATCTAAAAGAGAATGAGATAGGAGCAATCCTTACACTTGAAGGTGTAGATTCCATTGGTGATGATTTATCTAGACTACGAATCCTCTATCATTTAGGCGTGAAATCCGTCGGGCTGACTTGGAATCAAGCCAATTTATGTGCTGATGGCGTGGGAGAGCCAAGAGGCGGAGGATTGACTGTATTGGGAAAGGAAGTAGTGGAACTTAATAATGAATATGGTGTGCTTACAGATGTATCGCATTTAAGTGAAGCTGGTTTCTGGGATGTAATGGAACTCTCTTCTTACCCTATCGCAAGTCATTCCAACGCAAAAGCCCTTTGTAACCATAAGCGTAATTTATCAGATGCCCAAATTAAAGCATTGGTTGAGAAAGATGGTTTGATCGGAACTGTTTTTCATCCGACTTTCTTAACAACAAACGATAAAGCAGAGCTCAAAGATATAATTCATCATATTGATCACATTTGTTCGTTAGGTGGTCAGCATAATCTTTGTTTTGGATCTGATTTTGATGGGATTCCGATAACGGTTTCAAAGCTTACCCACGCTGGGGAGTATCAAAATTTAGTGAATGAATTGCTAAAGTATTATAAAGAAGATGTTGTAATGGGATTTGCTTATCAAAACTTTCTAAATCATCTTCCACCATCAAATTGA